The Camarhynchus parvulus unplaced genomic scaffold, STF_HiC, whole genome shotgun sequence genome has a segment encoding these proteins:
- the LOC115917201 gene encoding olfactory receptor 14J1-like, with the protein MSNSSSIRHFLLLALADTRQLQLLHFCLLLGISLAALLGNGLIISAVACGHHLHTPMFFFLLNLALSDLGSICTTVPKAMHNSLWDTRDISYTGCASQLFFFVFFISTEYFLLTIMCYDRYVSICKPLHYGTLLGSRACAHMAAAAWASAFLNALMHTANTFSLPLCHGNALGQFFCEIPQILKLSCSKSYLRELGLIAVSGCLAFGCFVFIVFSYVQIFRAVLRIPSEQGRHKAFSTCLPHLAVLSLFISTSIFAYLKPPSMSSPSLDLALSVLYSVVPPALNPLIYSLRNQELKAAVWRLMTGWFQKH; encoded by the coding sequence atgtccaacagcagctccatcaggcacttcctcctgctggcattggcagacacgcggcagctgcagctcctgcacttctgcctcttgctgggcatctccctggctgccctcctgggcaacggcctcatcatcagcgccgtagcctgcggccaccacctgcacacgcccatgttcttcttcctgctcaacctggccctcagcgacctgggctccatctgcaccactgtgcccaaagccatgcacaattccctctgggacaccagggacatctCCTATACTGGATGTGCTtctcagctctttttctttgtgttcttcATCTCAACAGAGTATTTCCTCCTGACCATCATGTGCTACGACCGCTAcgtgtccatctgcaaacccctgcactacgggaccctcctgggcagcagagcttgtgcccacatggcagcagctgcctgggccagtgcctttctcaatgctctcatgcacacagccaatacattttccctgcccctgtgccatggcaatgccctgggccagttcttctgtgaaatcccacagatcctcaagctctcctgctccaaatCCTACCTCAGGGAACTTGGGCTCATTGCTGTTAGTGGCTGTTTAGCATTTGgctgttttgtgttcattgttttctcctatgtgcagatcttcagggctgtgctgaggatcccctctgagcagggacggcacaaagccttttccacctgcctccctcacctggctgtgctctctctGTTCATCAGCACTTCCATATTTGCCTACCTGAAgcccccctccatgtcctccccatccctggatctggccctgtcagttctgtactcggtggtgcctcca